A region from the Leguminivora glycinivorella isolate SPB_JAAS2020 chromosome 3, LegGlyc_1.1, whole genome shotgun sequence genome encodes:
- the LOC125224688 gene encoding microtubule-associated protein 4-like has translation MGHLTIISYNVARMRPMRCSQMQHYRGSRNIDFKPNDVVIVKVYQGQKAFWSKASVKKQLGRSTFLVHCEQSDRLIKRHKNQIYKYKGEEDAIGQPQPENPDVAQQGKKPMASDHVPAIVMETTPTSIPQASAVPAVAPVSVIPQAPLASPVPAGPIVPPLSAAASELGNQPAQATIPETTTTTDVEEWPDCQEPQAPGTSESVEVRTPPSSTSETVIPCEPAAQSAAPGKTKRTRNLVDYRQFF, from the exons ATGGGCCATCTAACCATCATTTCCTACAATGTTGCACGGATGAGGCCGATGAGG TGTTCGCAGATGCAGCACTACCGTGGCAGTAGGAACATTGATTTCAAGCCAAATGACGTAGTTATAGTGAAAGTGTACCAGGGACAGAAAGCGTTTTGGTCTAAAGCGTCAGTGAAAAAACAATTAGGAAGATCGACATTTTTAGTTCATTGTGAGCAATCGGACCGTTTAATAAAAAGACATAAAAATCAAATCTACAAGTATAAGGGGGAAGAAGATGCGATAGGGCAACCGCAACCGGAAAACCCTGATGTTGCCCAACAAGGGAAAAAACCCATGGCCTCCGACCACGTGCCAGCTATAGTCATGGAAACTACCCCAACAAGTATTCCACAAGCGTCAGCGGTACCAGCCGTAGCTCCGGTCTCTGTAATACCGCAAGCACCTCTTGCTTCTCCAGTGCCAGCTGGACCTATTGTACCTCCTCTATCAGCGGCCGCGTCGGAACTCGGTAATCAACCCGCTCAGGCAACGATACCAGAGACAACTACTACGACAGATGTAGAGGAATGGCCCGATTGCCAAGAACCACAGGCCCCGGGCACGAGCGAATCTGTCGAGGTCCGCACACCGCCATCATCGACATCGGAGACGGTAATACCCTGCGAACCCGCGGCACAAAGCGCGGCCCCGGGAAAGACCAAACGCACACGGAACCTGGTGGATTATAGACAATTTTTCTAG